In Paenibacillus sp. FSL R7-0345, a single window of DNA contains:
- the pyrE gene encoding orotate phosphoribosyltransferase yields MSTLSNTSKQVAAYLLEIGAVALRPQDPFTWTSGIKSPIYCDNRLTMSFPEVRNYIAGGFAELIKASYPEAQVIAGTATAGIPHAAWVSDKLNLPMAYIRDKAKGHGKQNQIEGSISPGQKVIVIEDLISTGGSSIKAAQAVEEAGGEVLAVLAIFSYELDRATEAFAAAGVPLQSLSNYTTLIDVALSQGKIAESDVALLQSWRKDPASFGV; encoded by the coding sequence ATGAGTACATTGTCTAATACAAGCAAGCAAGTTGCAGCCTATCTGCTGGAGATCGGGGCCGTTGCCCTGCGTCCGCAGGACCCGTTCACCTGGACCTCCGGCATTAAGTCGCCGATCTATTGCGATAACCGTCTTACGATGTCCTTCCCGGAAGTCCGGAACTATATTGCAGGCGGCTTTGCCGAGCTGATTAAAGCCAGCTATCCCGAAGCGCAGGTTATTGCAGGTACAGCGACCGCCGGTATTCCGCATGCAGCCTGGGTGTCCGACAAGCTGAATTTGCCAATGGCTTATATCCGCGATAAGGCTAAAGGCCACGGCAAACAGAACCAGATCGAGGGCAGTATCTCTCCGGGCCAAAAAGTCATCGTCATCGAGGACCTGATCTCTACGGGCGGCAGCTCGATCAAAGCAGCGCAGGCTGTGGAAGAGGCAGGTGGAGAGGTGCTGGCTGTTCTCGCAATCTTCAGCTATGAGCTGGACCGGGCGACCGAGGCGTTCGCAGCAGCCGGTGTGCCGCTGCAGAGCCTGTCCAATTACACAACCCTGATTGATGTAGCCCTGAGCCAGGGTAAGATCGCTGAGAGCGATGTAGCCCTGCTGCAATCGTGGCGCAAAGATCCGGCTTCATTCGGAGTGTAA
- a CDS encoding aspartate carbamoyltransferase catalytic subunit, with the protein MMTATKVKERSLLGIKELDRTELLQLLNRTAYWDNQAEKLTPVLRSQFVANMFFENSTRTRFSFEMAEKRLGVQVLNFTAAASSVEKGESIYDTVRTLESMGIDAGVVRLKPAGVLQQLAEKVSIPLINAGDGNNEHPTQALLDMYTMTKNFGELKGLKVSIIGDIMHSRVARSNLWGLTKLGASVQFCAPDSMKAPELAQYAPYVSIEEALKADVVMMLRVQLERHATGILQSADEYRKQYGLTEERAAKLDKNTIIMHPAPVNRNVEIDDAVVESGQSRIFPQMANGVPVRMAVMERALQ; encoded by the coding sequence ATGATGACAGCAACCAAGGTGAAGGAACGCAGTCTGCTGGGGATTAAAGAGCTGGACCGGACAGAGCTTCTGCAGCTTTTGAACAGAACCGCGTATTGGGATAATCAGGCTGAGAAGCTGACACCGGTGCTGAGATCACAGTTTGTAGCTAATATGTTTTTTGAAAACAGCACACGGACCCGCTTTTCCTTTGAAATGGCTGAGAAACGCCTTGGGGTGCAAGTGCTGAATTTTACGGCGGCAGCTTCCAGTGTAGAAAAAGGCGAGTCGATCTACGATACAGTGCGCACACTGGAATCGATGGGGATCGACGCCGGAGTTGTGCGTTTGAAGCCTGCAGGCGTGCTGCAGCAGCTGGCGGAGAAGGTATCCATCCCGCTGATCAATGCCGGAGACGGAAACAACGAGCATCCGACCCAGGCGCTGCTGGACATGTATACGATGACCAAAAATTTTGGCGAGCTGAAGGGCCTCAAAGTTTCGATTATAGGGGACATTATGCATAGCCGGGTGGCCCGCTCGAACCTCTGGGGACTGACGAAGCTGGGAGCAAGCGTGCAGTTCTGCGCACCGGACAGTATGAAGGCACCTGAACTGGCACAGTATGCACCCTACGTTAGTATAGAAGAAGCACTGAAGGCGGACGTGGTTATGATGCTGAGAGTGCAGCTGGAGCGCCACGCAACGGGCATTCTACAGTCAGCTGATGAGTACCGCAAGCAGTACGGACTCACAGAAGAGCGGGCGGCTAAGCTGGATAAGAACACAATCATCATGCATCCGGCACCGGTGAACCGCAATGTGGAGATCGATGATGCGGTGGTCGAGAGCGGCCAGTCACGGATTTTCCCGCAGATGGCGAACGGTGTACCGGTAAGAATGGCTGTCATGGAGCGTGCACTTCAGTAG
- the pyrF gene encoding orotidine-5'-phosphate decarboxylase, whose product MAGRLMIPLDYPDADSARVLIDKLEGIPCYLKVGMQLFYAAGPDFIRELKERGYSVFLDVKMHDIPNTVRGGAESITRLGVDMFNVHASGGKTMMAAALEGAAKAVSLNPSLHIPLIIAVTQLTSTSQEVMNEEIGIAGNVEDTVVRYAKLTAEAGLHGVVASPQESAAIAAACGPEFVTVTPGIRPAGSSLDDQSRVMTPGQAIRQGSHFLVIGRPITAAADPRAAALSIIEEMTQA is encoded by the coding sequence ATGGCCGGCAGGCTGATGATTCCGCTCGATTATCCGGATGCAGATTCGGCGAGAGTCCTGATTGATAAGCTGGAAGGCATCCCTTGCTATTTGAAGGTCGGCATGCAGCTTTTCTATGCAGCAGGACCGGATTTTATCAGAGAGCTCAAGGAACGCGGTTACTCCGTCTTCCTAGACGTTAAAATGCATGATATCCCGAATACTGTCCGGGGCGGTGCTGAGAGCATCACCAGACTTGGTGTAGACATGTTCAACGTGCATGCCTCCGGCGGCAAGACGATGATGGCCGCAGCGCTGGAGGGAGCCGCCAAGGCGGTCAGCCTGAATCCTTCGCTGCATATCCCGCTGATCATTGCGGTTACACAGCTTACAAGTACGAGCCAGGAAGTCATGAATGAAGAGATCGGCATTGCCGGGAACGTAGAGGATACTGTAGTGCGTTATGCCAAGCTTACAGCTGAAGCCGGTTTGCACGGCGTAGTTGCTTCTCCGCAGGAGTCGGCAGCGATCGCAGCAGCCTGCGGTCCGGAATTCGTCACGGTAACCCCGGGTATTCGTCCGGCAGGTTCTTCTCTGGACGACCAGTCGCGTGTAATGACGCCTGGACAAGCCATCCGTCAAGGCAGCCACTTCCTGGTTATAGGCCGGCCGATTACCGCAGCAGCCGACCCGCGCGCAGCAGCACTATCCATTATTGAGGAGATGACACAAGCATGA
- the pyrR gene encoding bifunctional pyr operon transcriptional regulator/uracil phosphoribosyltransferase PyrR — MATEKNVIMDETAIRRALSRIAHEILEKNKGIENCLLVGIRTRGVYLAQRIAERIKEIEGVEIAWGELDITHYRDDREGGDNREAAESMLKLPEGSGGIRDKKVILFDDVLYTGRTIRAAMDALMDCGRPRMIQLAVLADRGHRELPIRPDYIGKNVPTSRHEEIEVSLTEYDGKDEVYIISNREER; from the coding sequence ATGGCTACCGAGAAAAACGTAATTATGGATGAAACGGCAATCCGCCGGGCGCTGTCGCGCATTGCGCACGAGATTTTGGAGAAAAACAAAGGTATCGAGAATTGTCTGCTGGTCGGCATCCGCACCCGCGGGGTGTATCTGGCACAACGGATCGCAGAGCGGATCAAAGAAATTGAGGGCGTAGAAATCGCCTGGGGTGAGCTCGACATCACGCACTACCGGGATGACCGCGAAGGCGGAGACAACCGGGAGGCAGCCGAGAGCATGCTGAAGCTTCCGGAAGGCAGCGGCGGCATCCGCGACAAGAAAGTGATCTTGTTCGACGATGTGCTGTACACCGGACGGACGATCCGCGCAGCGATGGATGCCCTGATGGACTGCGGACGGCCGCGGATGATTCAGCTGGCTGTACTGGCCGACCGCGGACACCGCGAGCTGCCGATCCGGCCGGACTACATCGGCAAAAACGTGCCGACCTCCAGGCATGAAGAAATTGAAGTTTCGCTTACGGAATACGACGGCAAAGACGAGGTTTACATTATTTCCAACCGGGAGGAAAGATAA
- the carA gene encoding glutamine-hydrolyzing carbamoyl-phosphate synthase small subunit: MQARLLLQDGTLFTGTAFGAEGEMTGEVVFNTGITGYQEVLSDPSYCGQIVTMTYPLIGNYGITRDDFESVRPFVHGFVVRRHEDVPSNWRAEYSVDDLLKEYGIPGISEIDTRMLTRIIRHYGTMKAILTTSNKRVEELMEMMGDTTIEELRNQVARTSTTTSYSSPGTKERIVLVDYGAKTGILRELNNRGCDVVVVPHDVTADEIRRLNPDGIQLSNGPGDPKDVPYAVNTISELLGEYPIFGICLGHQLFALACGADTEKLKFGHRGGNHPVKELESGRCFITSQNHGYTVNEESVQSTELEVTHINNNDKTIEGLKHSRYPAFSVQYHPEAAPGPHDSSYLFDRFLQMIADHKAKTPAGSRQAQLAANARITAPKLTTKLEAVKGAL; the protein is encoded by the coding sequence ATGCAGGCAAGATTGCTGCTTCAGGACGGAACGCTGTTTACAGGGACCGCATTTGGCGCTGAGGGCGAAATGACAGGCGAGGTTGTTTTTAACACAGGGATTACAGGTTATCAGGAGGTGCTGTCGGACCCATCCTACTGCGGACAGATCGTAACCATGACATATCCGCTGATCGGGAACTACGGTATTACCCGTGATGATTTTGAATCCGTGCGTCCTTTTGTACACGGCTTTGTTGTACGCCGCCATGAAGATGTGCCAAGCAACTGGCGCGCTGAATACAGTGTGGATGACCTGTTGAAGGAATACGGCATTCCAGGGATCAGCGAGATCGATACCCGGATGCTGACCCGCATTATCCGCCACTACGGAACGATGAAAGCCATTCTGACTACTTCTAACAAGCGTGTAGAAGAACTGATGGAAATGATGGGCGACACGACTATTGAAGAGCTGCGCAACCAGGTTGCCCGCACTTCTACTACTACAAGCTATAGCAGCCCTGGAACAAAGGAGCGGATCGTGCTGGTTGATTACGGCGCGAAGACGGGTATCCTCCGTGAACTGAACAACCGCGGCTGTGATGTAGTGGTTGTGCCTCATGATGTAACTGCGGACGAAATCCGCCGCTTGAACCCTGACGGCATCCAGCTGTCCAACGGCCCTGGGGACCCGAAAGATGTACCTTATGCTGTGAACACCATTTCCGAGCTGCTTGGCGAATATCCGATCTTCGGCATCTGCCTGGGCCACCAATTGTTCGCACTTGCCTGCGGCGCAGACACCGAGAAGCTGAAATTCGGCCACCGCGGCGGTAACCACCCGGTTAAGGAGCTTGAAAGCGGACGCTGCTTCATCACCTCGCAGAACCACGGCTACACCGTTAATGAAGAATCTGTGCAGAGCACCGAGCTTGAAGTGACGCACATCAACAATAATGACAAGACCATTGAAGGGCTGAAGCATAGCCGGTACCCTGCCTTTTCGGTGCAATACCATCCGGAAGCAGCGCCGGGACCGCATGACAGCAGCTATCTGTTCGACCGTTTCCTGCAGATGATTGCCGATCACAAAGCGAAGACGCCTGCCGGTTCACGCCAGGCACAGCTTGCTGCCAATGCCAGAATCACGGCACCTAAACTAACAACGAAGCTTGAAGCCGTGAAAGGAGCTCTATAA
- a CDS encoding dihydroorotase — protein sequence MIVIIRNASILNKDGELEVKHIVVQDGIITAVESELPAEESGEIVDAEGKLLVPGLIDMHVHLREPGFEHKETIETGARSAAKGGFTTIACMPNTRPVTDTPEIVELVKEKAREAGLVKVLPYAAITKNELGRELTDFAALKEAGAIGFTDDGVGVQTAQMMKDAMKLAASLDMPVIAHCEDDSLVEGCAVNEGTFATKHGLKGIPNESEAIHVGRDILLAEATGVHYHVCHVSTEQSVRLIRQAKQIGIKVTAEVCPHHLLLSEEDIPGMDANWKMNPPLRSRRDVEACIEGLLDGTIDIIVTDHAPHSEEEKAKGMQLAPFGIVGFETAFPLLYTAFVATGKWDLSLLVQRMTADPARVFRLNTGSLAVGAPADLTLIDLNEEQVVDPATFATKGRNTPFTGWKLKGWPVATWVDGKAVWTKAN from the coding sequence ATCATCGTGATCATTAGAAACGCCAGCATATTGAACAAAGACGGCGAACTGGAAGTCAAGCACATCGTGGTTCAGGACGGAATCATTACAGCGGTTGAAAGTGAGCTTCCGGCAGAAGAATCCGGTGAGATTGTAGATGCGGAAGGCAAGCTGCTGGTACCGGGCCTGATCGATATGCACGTGCATCTGCGCGAGCCGGGCTTTGAGCATAAAGAAACGATTGAAACCGGCGCACGGTCTGCGGCCAAGGGCGGATTCACCACCATCGCCTGCATGCCGAACACCCGGCCGGTGACTGACACTCCCGAAATCGTCGAGCTGGTAAAGGAAAAAGCACGTGAAGCCGGACTCGTTAAAGTACTGCCATATGCGGCAATCACCAAAAATGAGCTTGGCCGCGAGCTGACGGACTTTGCCGCCTTGAAGGAAGCCGGAGCGATCGGCTTTACGGATGACGGTGTGGGTGTACAGACTGCTCAGATGATGAAGGATGCGATGAAGCTGGCAGCAAGCCTGGATATGCCGGTCATCGCTCACTGTGAGGATGATTCGCTGGTCGAGGGCTGTGCGGTGAATGAAGGTACTTTTGCCACGAAGCATGGTCTGAAGGGGATCCCGAACGAGTCGGAAGCCATTCATGTCGGACGCGACATTCTGCTCGCTGAAGCGACAGGCGTACACTACCATGTCTGCCATGTCAGCACAGAGCAGTCGGTTCGGCTGATCCGCCAGGCCAAGCAAATCGGCATTAAAGTAACCGCTGAGGTATGTCCGCACCATCTGCTGCTCTCTGAAGAGGATATCCCGGGAATGGATGCCAACTGGAAAATGAACCCGCCGCTGCGCTCCCGCCGCGATGTGGAAGCCTGCATCGAGGGGCTGCTGGACGGAACGATTGACATCATCGTAACGGACCATGCGCCGCACAGCGAAGAAGAAAAAGCCAAGGGCATGCAGCTTGCGCCGTTTGGCATCGTCGGCTTCGAGACAGCCTTCCCGCTGCTGTATACCGCTTTTGTAGCGACAGGCAAATGGGATCTGTCCCTGCTGGTACAGCGGATGACCGCTGATCCGGCCCGCGTGTTCCGGCTGAACACAGGCAGTCTGGCAGTAGGTGCGCCGGCTGACTTGACACTGATTGACCTGAATGAAGAGCAGGTGGTAGACCCGGCCACTTTTGCTACTAAGGGACGCAATACACCGTTCACCGGATGGAAGCTGAAAGGCTGGCCGGTAGCAACCTGGGTAGACGGCAAGGCCGTCTGGACGAAAGCTAACTAA
- the carB gene encoding carbamoyl-phosphate synthase large subunit, which yields MPKNDKLKKILVIGSGPIVIGQAAEFDYAGTQACQALKEEGVEVVLINSNPATIMTDTNMADKVYIEPITLEFVTGIIRQERPDGLLPTLGGQTGLNMAVELARAGVLEAENVKLLGTQLHSIEKAEDRDLFRELMRELDQPVPESIIITTVDEAMSFAEEIGFPLIVRPAYTLGGTGGGICDTAEELRETVKAGIRYSPIGQCLVEKSIAGMKEVEYEVMRDANDNCIVVCNMENFDPVGVHTGDSIVVAPSQTLSDREYQMLRSASLKIIRALNIEGGCNVQFALDPYSYQYYVIEVNPRVSRSSALASKATGYPIAKMAAKIALGYTLDEIVNPVTGQTYACFEPTLDYIVSKIPRWPFDKFTSANRKLGTQMKATGEVMAIGRTFEESIHKAVRSLEIGVHRFRLPGAELLEDSVLRNRLAKADDERLFLIAEAYRRGYQLQEIQDITKVDWWFLSKIEGLVQFEDVLRSEETLSAETLYQAKRKGFTDRAIAEIRAEGRPGGAQTKEADVRSLRLAQGLTPVFKMVDTCAAEFEASTPYYYSTYETENEVTHSDKQKVVVLGSGPIRIGQGIEFDYSTVHAVWAIQNAGYEAVIINNNPETVSTDFNTSDRLYFEPLFFEDVMNVIAQENPIGVIVQFGGQTAINLAAPLAAAGVNILGTSLSSIDEAEDRKRFEALLARLDIAQPKGKTVTDTSQAVETAQSLGYPVLVRPSYVLGGRAMEIVYNDAELMSYMVEAVKINPEHPVLIDRYMLGKEVEVDAICDGETVVIPGIMEHVERAGVHSGDSIAVYPPQYLDEGLKQKITDITIKIAKELKTIGLVNIQFVIYQNEVYVIEVNPRSSRTVPFLSKVTGIPMANLATKIILGGNLKEEGYTEGLWPESDYVSVKVPVFSFAKLRRVEPTLGPEMKSTGEVMGRDKLYAKALYKGLIGAGMKIPATGAIIVTVADKDKAEAVELMKGFHALGYKIIATGGTAQALEQSGLNVMNVNKLDEGEPTILDLIRSGQANFVFNTLTKGKTPERDGFRIRREAVENGVVCMTSLDTVAALLKMLQTINFSSQSMPAFVGQ from the coding sequence ATGCCTAAGAATGATAAACTTAAAAAAATCCTCGTCATCGGCTCTGGTCCGATCGTCATCGGCCAGGCCGCCGAGTTCGACTATGCAGGCACACAGGCCTGCCAGGCTCTGAAAGAAGAAGGCGTCGAGGTTGTACTGATCAACAGCAACCCGGCCACCATCATGACCGATACTAACATGGCTGATAAAGTCTATATCGAGCCAATCACCCTGGAGTTCGTAACAGGCATCATCCGGCAGGAGCGTCCGGATGGACTGCTGCCGACACTGGGCGGCCAGACCGGTCTGAATATGGCGGTTGAACTGGCGCGTGCCGGCGTATTGGAAGCAGAGAACGTGAAGCTGCTGGGTACTCAGCTGCATTCAATCGAGAAGGCAGAAGACCGTGACCTGTTCCGCGAATTGATGCGCGAGCTGGATCAGCCGGTTCCGGAAAGTATCATTATTACTACCGTAGATGAAGCGATGAGCTTCGCCGAAGAAATCGGCTTTCCGCTGATCGTACGCCCGGCTTATACACTGGGCGGAACTGGCGGCGGAATCTGCGACACTGCGGAAGAGCTGCGTGAGACTGTCAAAGCGGGTATCCGCTACAGCCCGATCGGCCAGTGTCTGGTTGAGAAGAGCATCGCCGGCATGAAGGAAGTAGAATATGAAGTTATGCGTGACGCGAATGATAACTGTATCGTAGTCTGCAACATGGAGAACTTTGACCCTGTAGGTGTGCACACTGGCGACAGTATCGTTGTGGCACCGAGCCAGACGCTCTCCGACCGTGAATACCAGATGCTGCGCAGTGCTTCACTGAAGATCATCCGTGCGCTGAACATCGAAGGCGGCTGTAACGTACAGTTCGCACTTGATCCGTACAGCTATCAATATTATGTAATTGAAGTAAATCCGCGTGTCAGCCGCTCTTCGGCGCTTGCTTCCAAAGCAACCGGCTATCCAATCGCCAAGATGGCAGCCAAAATCGCCCTCGGCTACACGCTCGACGAAATCGTCAACCCGGTTACCGGTCAGACGTATGCCTGCTTCGAACCGACACTGGATTATATCGTCAGCAAAATCCCGCGCTGGCCGTTTGACAAGTTCACCTCGGCGAACCGCAAGCTTGGTACACAAATGAAAGCGACGGGCGAAGTTATGGCGATTGGCCGTACTTTTGAAGAGTCGATCCACAAGGCTGTCCGTTCCCTGGAAATCGGAGTTCACCGCTTCCGTCTGCCGGGTGCAGAGCTGCTGGAAGACAGTGTCCTGCGTAACCGTCTGGCAAAAGCGGATGACGAGCGCCTGTTCCTGATCGCCGAAGCCTACCGCCGCGGTTATCAATTGCAGGAAATCCAGGATATTACCAAGGTAGACTGGTGGTTCCTGTCCAAGATTGAAGGACTGGTGCAATTCGAGGATGTGCTGCGCAGCGAAGAAACGCTGAGCGCTGAAACATTGTACCAGGCGAAGCGCAAAGGCTTTACTGACCGTGCTATCGCCGAGATCCGCGCTGAAGGCCGTCCTGGCGGCGCACAGACGAAGGAAGCGGATGTCCGCAGCCTGCGCCTGGCCCAAGGTCTGACTCCGGTCTTCAAGATGGTAGATACCTGTGCAGCTGAATTCGAAGCATCGACACCTTACTACTACTCGACTTATGAAACCGAAAACGAAGTGACTCATTCTGACAAGCAGAAGGTTGTAGTACTCGGCTCGGGCCCGATCCGTATCGGTCAGGGGATTGAGTTCGACTACTCCACTGTACATGCGGTATGGGCGATTCAGAACGCCGGCTATGAGGCCGTTATTATCAACAACAACCCGGAGACAGTGTCTACGGATTTCAATACCTCGGACCGGTTGTATTTTGAACCGCTGTTCTTTGAAGATGTAATGAACGTCATTGCCCAGGAGAATCCGATTGGGGTTATCGTGCAGTTTGGCGGCCAGACGGCCATCAACCTTGCTGCGCCACTGGCGGCTGCCGGCGTGAACATCCTCGGAACCAGCCTGTCGAGCATCGACGAAGCCGAAGACCGCAAGCGGTTCGAAGCGCTGCTGGCCCGTCTGGATATTGCACAGCCGAAAGGCAAGACAGTAACCGATACAAGCCAGGCAGTAGAAACAGCCCAATCCCTCGGCTATCCGGTGCTGGTGCGTCCTTCCTACGTGCTGGGCGGCCGTGCGATGGAAATCGTGTATAACGACGCTGAACTGATGAGCTATATGGTTGAAGCGGTCAAAATCAATCCGGAGCATCCGGTCCTGATCGACCGTTATATGCTCGGCAAAGAGGTTGAGGTTGACGCAATCTGCGACGGTGAGACTGTGGTTATCCCGGGTATCATGGAGCATGTGGAGCGCGCAGGCGTCCACTCCGGCGACTCCATCGCCGTATATCCTCCGCAGTACCTGGATGAAGGCCTGAAGCAGAAGATCACCGACATCACGATCAAAATTGCCAAAGAGCTGAAGACGATCGGTCTGGTGAACATCCAGTTCGTTATCTACCAGAACGAAGTGTACGTAATCGAAGTGAATCCGCGCTCCTCGCGTACGGTTCCGTTCCTGAGCAAGGTAACCGGCATTCCAATGGCCAATCTGGCGACCAAAATCATCCTCGGCGGCAACCTGAAGGAAGAGGGTTACACAGAAGGTCTCTGGCCGGAGAGCGACTATGTATCGGTTAAAGTGCCGGTATTCTCTTTTGCCAAGCTGCGCAGAGTTGAGCCTACCCTCGGACCTGAGATGAAATCGACCGGTGAGGTTATGGGCCGCGACAAGCTGTATGCCAAGGCGCTGTACAAAGGTCTGATCGGAGCAGGTATGAAAATCCCGGCAACCGGCGCGATCATCGTTACAGTAGCGGATAAAGACAAAGCCGAAGCAGTTGAACTAATGAAGGGCTTCCATGCTCTGGGCTACAAAATCATCGCCACAGGCGGCACGGCGCAGGCGCTGGAGCAGTCCGGCCTGAACGTGATGAACGTCAACAAGCTGGACGAAGGCGAGCCTACGATCCTCGACCTGATCCGCAGCGGTCAAGCAAACTTCGTGTTCAATACCCTGACCAAGGGTAAAACACCTGAGCGTGACGGCTTCCGCATCCGCCGCGAAGCGGTTGAGAACGGCGTGGTATGTATGACCTCGCTCGATACCGTAGCAGCACTGCTGAAAATGCTGCAGACAATCAACTTCTCGTCACAGTCGATGCCTGCTTTTGTCGGACAATAA
- a CDS encoding HipA family kinase gives MMRGEHYIKPIESGYTRPHLIRCEDGQMYVVKLSSNPQGSMVLINEYISYRLALLLDLPVPQGEVILLDKEIISRNSELQREYAQAGPHFGSLYIENAVNVTPDSDFSKADNIDKAADIILFDYWLNNNDRHRFHDASTNLLMTPSRISHLWMIDQANILRGPGWNERSILIHQPYISTYWGELYQKFVPFLDSKSPFEAALQKFESLMLLELRQAVAGLPVEWGFTDSQDRAIVRYLHTRLALLREAIEAVRLHFPVWSKDFNNKDFSRNPVSRIKLQGGFS, from the coding sequence ATGATGCGCGGTGAACATTATATTAAGCCCATCGAATCAGGATACACCCGCCCACATTTAATACGTTGTGAGGACGGCCAAATGTACGTGGTTAAACTCAGCTCCAATCCTCAAGGCAGCATGGTTCTGATTAATGAATACATTAGCTACAGATTAGCCCTTCTGCTTGATCTTCCAGTACCACAAGGAGAGGTCATACTTCTGGATAAGGAGATTATTTCACGTAATTCTGAACTTCAAAGAGAATATGCACAAGCAGGTCCGCATTTCGGGAGCCTCTACATCGAGAATGCTGTAAATGTGACTCCGGACTCTGATTTTTCCAAGGCAGATAATATTGATAAAGCTGCTGATATCATTTTATTTGATTACTGGCTGAACAACAATGACCGGCATAGGTTTCATGATGCAAGTACCAATCTTTTAATGACCCCTTCCCGAATATCCCATCTGTGGATGATCGACCAGGCTAACATTCTGAGAGGACCAGGATGGAATGAACGTTCCATTTTGATCCATCAGCCTTATATTTCTACTTACTGGGGTGAGTTGTATCAGAAATTCGTGCCTTTTCTGGATAGTAAATCTCCTTTTGAAGCTGCGTTGCAGAAGTTTGAGTCTCTTATGCTTCTTGAGCTTAGGCAAGCAGTAGCCGGTTTACCCGTTGAATGGGGGTTCACGGACAGTCAAGATCGTGCAATCGTTCGTTACCTGCACACGAGATTAGCCCTATTACGTGAGGCGATAGAAGCAGTCCGGCTTCATTTCCCTGTATGGAGTAAGGATTTTAACAATAAAGATTTTTCCCGGAATCCAGTATCCAGGATCAAATTACAAGGTGGCTTTTCATAA
- a CDS encoding GyrI-like domain-containing protein produces the protein MEKLDFKKANKELYQPKTVPGVIDVPEMTFIQVDGQGDPNEPAGEYQRAVEILYALSYAIKMAPKSGPAPEGYFEYVVPPLEGQWWQEGIHGVDYTRKDKFCWTAMIRQPEFVNEQVYAAAVETVSRKKPQVDVVKARLVTFTEGLCVQCMHIGSYDDEPATVEKMNSYIAANGLLCDLSDIRKHHEIYLSDPRKSDIAKLKTIVRHPVRKAD, from the coding sequence ATGGAGAAGCTGGATTTTAAAAAAGCAAATAAGGAGCTATACCAGCCCAAAACTGTGCCTGGTGTTATTGATGTGCCGGAAATGACTTTCATCCAGGTGGACGGACAGGGTGATCCAAATGAGCCGGCGGGAGAATACCAGCGGGCTGTAGAAATCCTCTATGCGCTGTCGTATGCGATTAAAATGGCTCCTAAAAGCGGTCCGGCGCCAGAGGGATACTTCGAGTACGTCGTGCCTCCGCTGGAGGGCCAGTGGTGGCAGGAGGGCATTCACGGGGTGGATTACACACGAAAGGACAAGTTCTGCTGGACCGCGATGATCCGTCAGCCTGAGTTTGTGAATGAGCAGGTGTATGCTGCTGCTGTGGAGACGGTAAGCCGTAAAAAACCGCAGGTCGATGTTGTTAAAGCGCGGCTTGTAACCTTTACGGAGGGACTGTGTGTCCAGTGCATGCATATCGGCAGCTATGATGATGAACCGGCGACAGTGGAGAAAATGAACAGCTACATTGCTGCTAACGGGCTGCTGTGTGACCTGTCGGACATCCGGAAGCATCATGAGATTTATCTGTCCGACCCGCGCAAGTCGGATATAGCAAAGCTGAAAACGATTGTGCGGCATCCTGTGCGGAAGGCTGATTAA
- a CDS encoding serine/threonine protein kinase: MAFHNPTSLSFIGAGAQGAVFLLDSGKCVKIYAFPDDAKLESTVLTHVQSSSFFPKLFEAGVNYNVMEFIQGQGLDEYLLHNPSIDDAIAEKIIDLLEEMKRLGLHRIDAALRHILLTPSQNLIAIDLVHSFVCHSPKPNILLNELNNLNLLSRFMDFVRFQRPELYEDWL, encoded by the coding sequence GTGGCTTTTCATAACCCTACATCTCTATCCTTTATTGGAGCCGGTGCGCAAGGCGCTGTATTTCTATTGGATTCCGGCAAATGCGTTAAGATCTATGCGTTTCCCGATGATGCTAAGCTGGAGTCCACTGTGCTTACGCATGTGCAATCTTCTTCATTCTTCCCAAAATTATTTGAAGCCGGAGTGAATTATAATGTAATGGAGTTTATACAGGGGCAGGGGCTAGATGAATACCTTCTTCATAATCCAAGCATTGATGATGCCATAGCCGAAAAAATAATTGATTTGCTGGAGGAAATGAAGCGCCTAGGCCTGCACAGAATCGATGCGGCATTGAGGCACATTCTGCTAACCCCATCACAAAATCTCATTGCCATTGATCTTGTGCACTCATTCGTATGTCACTCCCCAAAGCCTAACATACTTTTGAATGAACTTAATAACCTAAACCTGTTATCCCGTTTCATGGACTTCGTTAGATTTCAAAGACCTGAGCTTTATGAGGATTGGTTATAA